A segment of the Carya illinoinensis cultivar Pawnee chromosome 1, C.illinoinensisPawnee_v1, whole genome shotgun sequence genome:
TCGACGTTAAGttcattttataatttggaTGAACCTTTTGGGTAttgaatgggaaaaaaaaaaagtgacgaGCGAAAATGATGAATATCTGGTCATAGTAATTTTCCGGGCTTGCGTATAAGTAAAGTACTGAAGGCAACGCAAATGAACAAAGCCGGTATAtgaaccaaagttttgaaatccgtttcGAAGATCATTCCAGTTGAGGTACTGGAACAGAATATTTCAGTAtcggtacgtttcggtgtaccgtttcgggattaattatatattatatataaatatttatatgtatatataaactaacaattaataaaataaatacatatatgtaagtgtgtgatatgtatatgtgtatatatatagaagaattaaagatttataaaatgaatatatattgaaaaaattcacaaacttgagttaagatacaaaaataaagaaaaaaaattaaagaatagacaaattattaaaagcaacaatacttctaatgcacggaaataggtatttgaattcttaaagtacaattttattcattattttttaacttatttacaagatttttttttttttggaccggAATACCagaattccggccggaattgaccggaacggccggaatttgacccggaaTGGAACAGATACCTATCCCattccggtcactgttccggcacgaaaaattccggccatttcagccggaacggaacgaattttaaaactttgataTGAACTGGGTACCTTTTATTAAAAGAGTTGTTACGtgtaagtaaaattatatactaatttatgtattaataataatttttttatatttttaatttaaattaatattatttttaataaaatttattttttgaccaatcatattaaattaatgtacatattaatgtgtaattatatttacaactaaattttttattattaaaaaggaaaactaaaGATATTGTGCTCCAATCCTCCAGGGGAGCATtagacatgcatgcatacatttaTATTAAGAGTAAttaatcaatatttttattaaaatcttttaaatagtattagatacaGTCTTAAAATGTGTAAACTCAGTGCACGTCTTTTGAAGGATAATAGAGTGCATAattaaaaagtgaatttttttatatgcataTTAAATTCatccatatttttcaaaagaattacgTCAGGTTTGCATATCCTAAACCATACAGATCATTTCTTGTTTATCACGTACCATTTTCTATTAATTAGTTAGCTTCTTTGGatcaattgtattatttttatcgTGCAAATAGAGAGTTTTTTCCCCTGCAATTGGTGAGAGAGTTCTTAAACCCAACTAAAACGGCAATTGACCGTTGACAAGGACGGTCGAGAAGGACTTTGACGAGGATAATTGCCAAAAAAACCTTCACGtggataaaatagaaaaatactcTTGGAAATCAGAATGAATCATGTGGGTCTGAGAGTTTATTATGAGGGATGGTGTGAAAGGGAAAGGTTGTTGGCAGTTGCTTGCCATTCAAGAAGTGCTATGGAATATTGAACATATAGgtcagaagaaaataaaaaacagagatAAGTTTGCTACATAAAGGCTAAGGACAGAGTACTCAAATGGTCCTAGATAGTTGTTCTCATACTTCAGCGGTATCTTCGAAGAAcgcattttttttgttttcgtaTTAAATGAAAGAAGCTAACCCAATTGTTAGAAATATTAGAATCAAAGATGAATAAGCTACCTAAAGACACTCCTTCGATCACTTTATGATAATCATATTCTTTTAACGTACGTACCCTGCTACGTTAAAGACTGTTTCGCATCTCTTCAACAATTTTGGATAGAATTTTGTAGGATACTTAGCAAAGACCAACTTTGAATTTAAATCAAAGCAAAACGTGGGTTTACCTAATCAGAAAATCACAAAGAAAATGCTGCCAAATTAATGGGAAATTCACTGCACCGCCGTGATCGACGGGGTCCAAAAAATTGGATGTTTTGTTAACCTGCCACAGAAAGTAGGACAGATACATTACcaaagccaaaaataaaaataaaaataaaaaaaagatacatTACCAAATGCGGTTTATAAGTTGCTGGGCTTCAAGCTTTTCTATCCATGTCTTAGTTTTATCCATTACTCTTAAGTTGTTACATTTCTTCCCAAGAGCCTTTTGTGCGCACCCATATCCTTGAGTTTGATATTTCACTCATCGAAGAAAAATACACAAACATTGTTACCATCTGTACAATTTCTCGCTTTCCTGTAGTGACCAGCTTCGTGGCATCGAAGGCTATACATCAAAACACCAGGACTCCTAGTCTGTATCCAAGTCATTTTATCCATTTGGCATTGCGGCGCATACCCTTATTATCTGCCCACCCTTTTTAAAGAATCCTTACATCCTTCATTTTTAACTTGTGTGTATTcgagttattttatatttggcaTTGCAGCATACCTCCATTGTTGTCTTCCACTCTGCCACATTTGTTTCCAGTAGCCTTTTTACTGTCTGTCTTCCTTGCTATTTTGCTTAATATATAATCTACATAGTCATCTGCTTCTTTTACTTTCGATCCTCTGCTTTCCAAACCAATGTCTAGCATTCTCTTGGCAATATTGGACCCCATTGATTCTTTACTTCTTGCACCAGGCACCCTTAGCCGAGCCAACAAGAGATGGCACTCCGCTTTTGTGACCATATATTGTTCTAGAGCCCTACTATCTTTATTCAACAATTCTCTACctcataagaaaaaaattgaggtTTCGCGCAGTCCTTTCTTTACTGTGGATTTCAAACCGGACTATGGTTTCAAAATTGATCAAGCAATTCTCACTAAGCTTGTGAAAGACAAAGATGTTGACAATCTCCAAGACATTGGAGGAGTTCTAAGAGTAGCATCTAGTCTTGAAACCAATGTTGAATTTGGGATTCCTGCTGATCTTGTAGACATTGATCACCGTCACGAGGCTTTTGGCCAAAACACCTATGAAAGACCTCCTACAAAGAGTTTCTTCAATTTCATAGTGGAAGCCTTCAAGGATCTTACCATTTTCATCCTTTTAGGATGTGCTGCATTATCTCTTGCATTCGGCATAAAAGAGCATGGAATAAAAGAAGGATGGTACGATGGCGGAAGCATATTTGTTGCTATATTTCTTGTCATTGTTGTTTCTTCTACAAGTAACTTTAGGCAAAATAGACAATTTGACAAGTTATCCGAAGTCAGCAACAACATCCAAGTTGATGTTGTAAGAGCTGGGAGACGTCAACAGATATCGGTATTTGAAATTGTTGTTGGAGATGTCGTTTGCTTAAAGATCGGAGATCAAGTACCGGCAGATGGGCTATTCTTAGACGGGCACTCATTGCAAGTGGACGAATCCAGCATGACAGGGGAGAGTGACCCCGTAGAAGTAGATTGCAGTCATCCATTTTTTATTTCCGGTACAAAGGTTGTCGATGGATATGCTCGAATGCTTGTCACTTCGGTTGGTATGAACACAACATGGGGCGAGATGATGAGCTCAATCAACCGAGACACCAACGAATAGACACCTTTACAAGCTCGCCTCAACAAACTAACTTCAACAATAGGCAAGGTTGGTTTGGCAGTTGCATTTCTAGTTCTCCTAGTCTTGTTGGTTCGCTACTTCACAGGAAATACAAAAGATGAGAAAGGAAATAGGGAGTTCAATGGTAGCAAGACCAAGGTTGATGATATAGTGAACACTGTAGTAAAGATAGTAGCTGCTGCAATTACTATAGTCGTGGTTGCAATTCCAGAAGGATTGCCCCTGGCTGTCACTCTTACACTTGCTTATTCCATGAAGAGAATGATGGCGGATCAAGCAATGGTTCGGAAGCTTTCTGCCTGTGAGACCATGGGTTCTGCCACCACCATTTGTACTGACAAAACAGGCACTCTCACACTAAACCAAATGAAGGTTACAAAGTTTTGGCTTGGGAAAGAATCTTTTTTGGCAAATGCTTACTCGTCAATTGCTCCATATATTCTTGAATTGTTCCATGAAGGAGTTGCTCTGAACACAACTGGTAGTGTTTTCAAGCCTAATTCAGGATCTGAAATCGAGTTCTCAGGTAGTCCCACTGAAAAGGCAATTCTTTCGTGGGCTGTTCTGGAGCTAAACATGGAAATGAAGCAATTGAAGCAAAGTCGAACGATTATTTTCATCGAAGCATTCAATTCCAAGAAGAAAAGAAGCGGGGTCCTGATGAGGAGAATGGTAGACAACACAACACATGTACACTGGAAAGGAGCTGCAGAGATGATACTGAAGATGTGTTCGAGCTACTATGATGCTTCTGGAATTATTAAATATCTAGATGACGTTGAGAAGATGAAATTTGAGCAAATTATTGAAGGTATGGCAGCGAGCAGCCTCCGATGCATTGCTTTTGCGCATAAAGAAGTTTCAGAAGAATATAATGGAGATGATAAAGAATGTAAAAAGCTAGAAGATGACGGTTTGATCCTTTTAGGATTGGTGGGAATTAAGGACCCATGTCGTTCAGGGGTGAAGAAAGCCGTGGAAGATTGTCAATATGCTGGTGTCAACATCAAAATGATCACAGGAGACAATATTTTCACGGCTAAAGCTATAGCCACTGAATGTGGGATACTAGCGCCTAGTCAGGACAGTCTCAGCGGAGCAGTAGTAGAAGGCGAGGAATTTAGAAACTACACACCAGAGGAGAGATTGGAAAAGGTTGATAAAATTTGTGTGATGGCAAGATCCTCTCCCTTTGACAAACTTCTGATGGTAGAATGCTTGAAACAGAAAGGGCATGTGGTTGCAGTTACAGGGGATGGTACAAATGATGCACCGGCGTTAAAAGAAGCTGATATAGGACTTTCAATGGGGATTCAAGGAACCGAGGTGGCCAAGGAAAGCTCAGACATCGTAATTTTGGATGACAATTTTGCTTCCGTGGCCACAGTTGTCATGTGGGGAAGGTGTGTCTATAACAACATTCAGAAGTTCATCCAATTCCAACTCACCGTAAATGTTGCTGCTCTGGCGATCAACTTTGTGGCAGCAGTTTCAGCTGGTGAGGTCCCGTTAACAGCAGTGCAATTATTGTGGGTGAACTTGATTATGGACACTTTGGGAGCTctagctcttgcaactgagaaGCCAACCAAGGAGCTGATGGAAAAACCGGCTGTCGGTTGGACTGAGCCACTTATTACCAACATCATGTGGAGGAACCTCCTAGCCCAAGCTTTATATCAGATAGCCATCCTTTTGACCTTGCAATTTAAAGGTAAGCCCATCTTTGATGTGACCGAGAAGGTAAAAGACACCCTGATCTTTAACACTTTTGTTCTTTGCCAAGTCTTCAATGAATTCAACGCAAGAAAGCTAGAGAAGAAGAATGTCTTCAAGGGAATACATAGGAACAGGTTGTTTTTGGGGATCATTGCAATAACCATAGTTCTCCAGGTAGTCATGGTAGAGTTTTTGAAGAAGTTTGCTGATACAGAAAGGTTGAATTGGGTGCAATGGTGTTCATGCATTGGACTTGCAGCAGTAACTTGGCCAATCGGTTGGATTGTCAAGTGGATACCTGTTCCACAGAGACCAATTTTTAGCTACCTAAAGATGAAAAAGATATGAAATACTGCCACTCAAATGCGCGCATCTGGTCTCATTttatactagtttagttctccCATTCTATACCAAATATAATATGTGAGCACTAATGTCGCGACGGATTCCAAGTTGCTGATAAAGTTTGGGCATGAGGAGTTTAGGAGTCAGTAATCgttaataagttattttttatatttaagaataaaGGGATAAAATCCCTATGTCATTGTTGGTTTTGAATAAAGTCCTTATTATAGTATTGCAGTCAAACTTGTCCGTCGATAAAGTAGATATAGTTGGAGTCTATTTAAAGAGTCAAGTGCTACCATATGAGTCACCTTTTGATGAATTAATAACGTTTATTTTCATTCCTGAGACGAGAAGAATCGGGTGAGACGCCTGGTGCTTTGTGTGAGTTGCTTTTTATTTACTAGTTATTAAGTCCTACATCAATTTTGGTAATCAAAGCTAAGGTTCCTAACGTTGTTATCGCCATGCATATGCGAAGCACCGATTACTCTGCCCGTTTAACACCACAACAATGTGATGATCTCCTAGAAGTAATTCCTCAACTGGGCTCCATCAATAAGAAAGTCGACGTAGTTTGGAACCATGTGTTTGATAAATCGGAAGGTTCAGGCATCAACAAACAGGAGGATACACCAGAAAGTGGAGAAACCAAACTACATTTAGAAGGAGGCAGCAACGTAGAAAACCAATCACGTACACCAACTTTTACCTCGTTCCAAGGATCTCGATCGATGCCATAAACTCACAATGGTGAAGGCAATCTGGCACATCACATGGGTTCATTCTTGAATCGAGCCGAAATTCATGAAAAGCATCATGATGTGGCCACGAGACGAATTCGAGTAGAAGTGCATGATATCCACGGGAAGTTAGATCCATATGCTTTCCAAGATTGGATTACGGCCTTGGAAGATTATTTCGATTGGTTCGGAATGACTGCCGACCGCAAAGTTGGCTTTGTGAGAATGAAACTGAAAGGGTA
Coding sequences within it:
- the LOC122300563 gene encoding putative calcium-transporting ATPase 13, plasma membrane-type; amino-acid sequence: MADQAMVRKLSACETMGSATTICTDKTGTLTLNQMKVTKFWLGKESFLANAYSSIAPYILELFHEGVALNTTGSVFKPNSGSEIEFSGSPTEKAILSWAVLELNMEMKQLKQSRTIIFIEAFNSKKKRSGVLMRRMVDNTTHVHWKGAAEMILKMCSSYYDASGIIKYLDDVEKMKFEQIIEGMAASSLRCIAFAHKEVSEEYNGDDKECKKLEDDGLILLGLVGIKDPCRSGVKKAVEDCQYAGVNIKMITGDNIFTAKAIATECGILAPSQDSLSGAVVEGEEFRNYTPEERLEKVDKICVMARSSPFDKLLMVECLKQKGHVVAVTGDGTNDAPALKEADIGLSMGIQGTEVAKESSDIVILDDNFASVATVVMWGRCVYNNIQKFIQFQLTVNVAALAINFVAAVSAGEVPLTAVQLLWVNLIMDTLGALALATEKPTKELMEKPAVGWTEPLITNIMWRNLLAQALYQIAILLTLQFKGKPIFDVTEKVKDTLIFNTFVLCQVFNEFNARKLEKKNVFKGIHRNRLFLGIIAITIVLQVVMVEFLKKFADTERLNWVQWCSCIGLAAVTWPIGWIVKWIPVPQRPIFSYLKMKKI
- the LOC122277999 gene encoding putative calcium-transporting ATPase 13, plasma membrane-type, with protein sequence MSSILLAILDPIDSLLLAPGTLSRANKRWHSAFVTIYCSRALLSLFNNSLPHKKKIEVSRSPFFTVDFKPDYGFKIDQAILTKLVKDKDVDNLQDIGGVLRVASSLETNVEFGIPADLVDIDHRHEAFGQNTYERPPTKSFFNFIVEAFKDLTIFILLGCAALSLAFGIKEHGIKEGWYDGGSIFVAIFLVIVVSSTSNFRQNRQFDKLSEVSNNIQVDVVRAGRRQQISVFEIVVGDVVCLKIGDQVPADGLFLDGHSLQVDESSMTGESDPVEVDCSHPFFISGTKVVDGYARMLVTSVGMNTTWGEMMSSINRDTNE